Proteins co-encoded in one Meiothermus sp. genomic window:
- a CDS encoding Na+/H+ antiporter subunit D produces MSWLLVLPLLIPLTTGILCLVLPGRTAQRVLGLAGALGLLAAGLALLAQVQRLGIQAVQIGNWPAPFGITFVADHLSALMVLVTGVVAVAVALFALAENDQAREGLGYYALGHLLLFGVNGAFLTGDLFNLYVWFEVLLLASFVLMILGGSKAQLAGGVKYFAVSLLSSILFLVAVGLLYGATGALNMADLALRVEKVHPGLLTALSMLFLVAFGLKAAVFPFFFWLPASYPAPPAMISALFAGLLTKVGVYALIRVFTLLFTHDTGFTHSLILWIAGFTLLLGVLMALAQGELRRLLSFQLVSHIGYMLMGLGILTPLALAGSVFYALNHMIVIAALFLLAGLLQRLQGTTVLVRMGGLYGPYPWLAILFLLPAFSLAGLPPFSGFWAKYTLVAAGLQAGQYGIVAVALLVGLLTLLSMGLVFAEVFWKKAPGEVRAAPGGLGGLALPVGLLAVLTLGIGLWAEPLLSLSQAAARELLEPSGYIQAVLGVSR; encoded by the coding sequence ATGAGCTGGCTGCTGGTGCTGCCCCTGCTGATTCCGCTCACCACCGGCATCCTGTGCCTGGTGCTGCCGGGCCGCACCGCCCAGCGGGTGCTGGGCCTGGCGGGGGCCCTGGGCCTGCTGGCCGCGGGCCTGGCCCTGCTGGCCCAGGTTCAGCGCCTGGGCATTCAGGCCGTGCAGATAGGCAACTGGCCGGCCCCCTTTGGCATCACCTTTGTGGCCGACCACCTCTCGGCCCTGATGGTGCTGGTCACTGGGGTGGTAGCGGTGGCGGTGGCCCTTTTTGCCCTGGCCGAAAACGACCAGGCGCGCGAGGGTCTGGGCTACTACGCCCTGGGCCATCTGTTGCTGTTTGGGGTGAACGGGGCCTTCCTGACCGGCGACCTGTTCAACCTGTACGTCTGGTTCGAGGTGCTTTTGCTGGCCTCCTTTGTGCTGATGATTCTGGGGGGCAGCAAGGCCCAGCTCGCGGGCGGGGTCAAGTACTTCGCAGTCTCGCTGCTGTCCTCGATCCTCTTCCTGGTGGCGGTGGGCCTGCTGTACGGGGCGACCGGAGCCCTGAACATGGCCGACCTGGCCCTCCGGGTGGAAAAGGTTCATCCGGGGCTGCTCACGGCTTTGTCCATGCTGTTTCTGGTGGCGTTTGGGCTTAAGGCCGCGGTTTTTCCTTTCTTCTTCTGGCTGCCGGCCTCCTATCCGGCCCCTCCCGCCATGATCTCGGCCCTCTTTGCCGGGCTTCTGACCAAGGTGGGGGTGTACGCCCTGATCCGGGTCTTCACCCTGCTCTTTACCCACGACACCGGGTTTACCCATAGCCTGATCCTCTGGATTGCCGGTTTTACCTTACTCCTGGGGGTGCTGATGGCGCTGGCCCAGGGGGAACTCAGGCGGCTGTTGTCGTTCCAGTTGGTGAGCCACATCGGCTACATGCTGATGGGCCTGGGCATCCTGACCCCGCTGGCCCTGGCCGGCTCGGTGTTTTATGCCCTCAACCACATGATTGTGATTGCCGCGCTCTTTTTGCTGGCGGGCCTCTTACAGCGCTTGCAGGGCACCACGGTGCTGGTGCGGATGGGCGGGCTGTACGGGCCTTATCCCTGGCTGGCGATCCTGTTTTTGCTGCCGGCCTTCTCGCTGGCCGGACTGCCGCCTTTTTCGGGCTTCTGGGCCAAATACACGCTGGTGGCAGCCGGGTTGCAGGCCGGACAGTACGGAATTGTGGCGGTGGCCCTGCTGGTGGGCCTGCTGACGCTGCTCTCGATGGGGCTGGTCTTCGCCGAGGTGTTTTGGAAGAAGGCTCCAGGGGAAGTCAGGGCGGCCCCCGGGGGCCTGGGCGGGCTGGCGCTGCCGGTGGGCCTGCTAGCAGTTCTGACGCTGGGGATTGGGCTCTGGGCCGAGCCGCTCTTGAGCCTCTCGCAGGCCGCCGCGCGGGAGCTGCTCGAGCCATCCGGGTATATCCAGGCGGTGCTGGGGGTGAGCCGATGA
- a CDS encoding Na+/H+ antiporter subunit E, whose protein sequence is MRAFVYNVVLTIFWMAVTEAFTLENFLVGFVICFLILLLARPLFDAPSRRYFTLAWKLPRFVLLMLWEIVLSSLRVAQAVLSPRMPIKPGIIAYPLEVRSDLEITLLANLITLTPGTLSLDVSSDRKVLYVHGMFVDDPQKVIESTHESLEKAVLEVTR, encoded by the coding sequence ATGAGGGCCTTTGTGTACAACGTGGTGCTGACCATCTTCTGGATGGCCGTGACCGAAGCCTTTACCCTCGAGAACTTTCTGGTGGGCTTTGTCATCTGCTTCCTGATTTTGCTGCTGGCCCGCCCGCTTTTCGATGCCCCCTCGAGGCGCTACTTCACCCTGGCCTGGAAGCTGCCCCGCTTCGTGCTCCTGATGCTGTGGGAGATCGTGCTCTCGAGCCTGCGGGTGGCCCAGGCGGTGCTCTCGCCCCGGATGCCCATCAAACCCGGCATTATCGCCTACCCGCTGGAGGTCAGGAGTGATCTCGAGATCACTCTGCTGGCCAACCTGATCACCCTCACACCGGGCACCCTAAGCCTGGACGTCTCCTCCGACCGTAAGGTGCTCTATGTGCACGGGATGTTTGTGGACGACCCACAAAAGGTGATCGAGTCTACCCACGAAAGCCTGGAAAAAGCCGTACTGGAGGTGACCCGATGA
- a CDS encoding monovalent cation/H+ antiporter complex subunit F: protein MSFLEVMLLALLLTLPFALYRLVKGPTLPDRVVGLDLITTVSVALAALYALVSGQTAFLDVAIALALFAFLATLGLARYIEYRGHKGD from the coding sequence ATGAGTTTTCTGGAGGTCATGCTGCTGGCCCTGCTGCTAACCCTGCCCTTTGCGCTGTACCGCCTGGTGAAGGGGCCAACCCTGCCCGACCGGGTGGTGGGCCTCGACCTGATCACCACGGTCTCGGTGGCGCTGGCTGCACTGTATGCCCTGGTGAGCGGCCAGACTGCTTTCTTGGATGTGGCCATTGCGCTGGCTCTGTTTGCCTTTTTAGCTACGCTAGGGCTGGCCCGTTACATCGAGTACCGGGGTCACAAGGGGGACTGA
- the mnhG gene encoding monovalent cation/H(+) antiporter subunit G: MLEWLVYILVLGGVFFLLIAAIGVVRMPDLYNRMHATSKAGTLGVGLILVAVAVFYQELSVAARALSALAFIVLTAPVAAHALGRAAYLSGVKPCEDTYIDELAGHYQANHRLESVEKTPPAHKPESNP; this comes from the coding sequence ATGCTTGAATGGCTGGTGTATATCCTGGTGCTGGGTGGGGTGTTTTTTCTGTTAATTGCGGCCATCGGGGTGGTGCGGATGCCCGATTTGTACAACCGCATGCACGCCACCTCCAAGGCCGGTACCCTGGGGGTGGGCCTGATTCTGGTAGCGGTGGCGGTGTTTTATCAGGAGCTCTCGGTGGCGGCCCGTGCGCTTTCGGCCCTGGCCTTTATTGTCCTGACCGCGCCGGTAGCCGCCCACGCCCTGGGCCGCGCAGCCTACCTCTCGGGTGTAAAGCCCTGCGAAGACACCTACATAGACGAGCTGGCCGGGCACTACCAGGCCAATCACAGGCTCGAGTCGGTGGAGAAAACCCCACCGGCCCACAAGCCGGAGTCAAACCCCTAA
- a CDS encoding esterase family protein, producing MYTEYHKWYSPALGQEMELKLYGHYGQPVMVFPAQNGRWYDWEGHAGMAQALAPMIEAGRVKFFCVDGIDWQSWTNQSIPPAARARRHNDYDAYIMQEVVPFVQKNTGLPTLWVTGCSMGAFHAANFFFKYPEVFDGLIALSGLYQVGGFVGNEGGMDAYFNSPLWYLRNLTDEAKLNAYRRNKIVFAVGQGRWEEECIRDTREMQELLHQKGVYATFDYWGHDVDHDWPWWQKMLPYELERLGV from the coding sequence GTGTACACCGAGTATCACAAATGGTATAGCCCGGCCCTGGGGCAGGAGATGGAGCTCAAGCTGTACGGCCACTACGGCCAGCCGGTGATGGTATTTCCGGCCCAGAACGGGCGCTGGTACGATTGGGAAGGCCACGCCGGCATGGCCCAGGCCCTGGCCCCCATGATCGAGGCGGGGCGGGTCAAGTTTTTTTGCGTGGACGGCATTGACTGGCAGAGCTGGACCAACCAGAGCATCCCCCCTGCCGCGCGGGCCCGCCGCCACAACGACTACGACGCCTACATCATGCAGGAGGTGGTGCCCTTTGTGCAGAAAAACACCGGCCTGCCCACCCTATGGGTCACGGGGTGCAGCATGGGGGCCTTCCACGCGGCCAACTTCTTCTTCAAATACCCCGAGGTCTTCGATGGCCTGATTGCCCTGTCGGGACTGTACCAGGTGGGGGGCTTCGTGGGGAACGAGGGCGGTATGGATGCCTACTTCAACTCACCGCTGTGGTACCTGCGCAACCTGACCGACGAGGCCAAGCTAAACGCCTACCGGCGCAACAAGATTGTGTTTGCGGTGGGCCAGGGGCGCTGGGAGGAAGAGTGCATCCGCGACACCCGCGAGATGCAGGAACTGCTCCACCAGAAGGGCGTATACGCTACCTTCGACTACTGGGGCCACGACGTAGACCACGACTGGCCCTGGTGGCAGAAAATGCTGCCGTATGAGCTCGAGCGCTTAGGGGTTTGA
- a CDS encoding acetyl-CoA carboxylase biotin carboxylase subunit family protein — protein sequence MNVVFLSPHFPPNFWPFCVRLREAGHNVLGLADAEYDALRPELKQALTEYYRVSDMHNYDELLRALGYFTHRYGKIDRLDSMSEYWLETEARLREDFNIFGLRPQDMDRVKRKSVMKQYFQQAGLRVARGRVCRTAVEAQDFVEEVGYPVVAKPDIGVGAAKTYKITNDAELMDYIATKPPVDYIMEEFIPGKIITYDGLTDIQGNVVFDSSLEYSKGVMEVVNQDTDIYYYMVREIPEDLREAGRRVVQAFNVRERFFHFEFFRLEDGGLVALEVNMRPPGGLSIDMFNYANDMDIFKEWVNVLTHGRVSQQAQRPYFCTYVGRKDHIHYKRPHEQVLAEFGPLIAHHERISGIFAGAIGNYGYILRHPDLPTLLQAAQAIQERA from the coding sequence ATGAATGTAGTTTTTCTTTCCCCCCATTTCCCCCCCAACTTCTGGCCATTTTGCGTGCGTTTGCGCGAAGCTGGGCACAACGTGCTGGGGCTGGCCGATGCCGAATACGACGCGCTACGGCCAGAGCTAAAGCAGGCCCTGACGGAGTATTACAGAGTTTCCGATATGCACAACTACGACGAGCTGTTGCGGGCGCTGGGCTACTTCACCCACCGCTACGGCAAGATCGACCGGCTCGACTCCATGAGCGAGTACTGGCTCGAGACCGAGGCCCGGCTGCGCGAAGACTTTAACATCTTCGGCCTGCGCCCCCAGGACATGGACCGCGTGAAGCGCAAGTCGGTTATGAAGCAGTATTTTCAGCAGGCCGGGCTCAGGGTGGCGCGAGGCCGGGTCTGCCGCACCGCGGTGGAGGCCCAGGATTTTGTAGAGGAGGTGGGCTACCCGGTGGTGGCCAAACCCGATATCGGGGTGGGCGCGGCCAAAACCTACAAGATCACCAACGACGCCGAGCTCATGGACTACATCGCCACTAAGCCCCCGGTGGACTACATCATGGAGGAGTTCATCCCCGGCAAAATCATCACCTACGACGGCCTGACCGACATCCAGGGCAACGTGGTCTTCGATAGTTCGCTCGAGTACTCCAAAGGCGTGATGGAAGTGGTTAACCAGGACACCGATATCTATTACTACATGGTGCGGGAAATCCCCGAAGACCTGCGGGAAGCCGGGCGCCGGGTGGTGCAGGCCTTCAACGTGCGCGAGCGCTTCTTTCACTTCGAGTTCTTCCGCCTGGAAGACGGCGGTCTGGTGGCGCTCGAGGTTAACATGCGCCCACCGGGGGGCCTCTCGATTGACATGTTCAACTACGCCAACGACATGGACATATTCAAGGAATGGGTCAACGTGCTCACCCATGGCCGGGTAAGCCAGCAGGCCCAGCGCCCTTACTTCTGCACCTACGTGGGCCGCAAGGATCACATACACTACAAGCGCCCGCACGAACAGGTGCTGGCCGAGTTTGGCCCCCTCATCGCCCACCACGAGCGCATAAGCGGCATTTTTGCCGGGGCCATCGGGAATTACGGCTACATCCTGCGCCACCCCGACCTGCCAACCCTGCTTCAGGCGGCCCAGGCCATCCAGGAACGGGCCTAG
- a CDS encoding RluA family pseudouridine synthase produces the protein MVRFSASGVRLDQALAFEANTSRAKAQEWIEAGLVTVGGKVVTKPSYKLRGETVEVEPPPPQPASVAAEDIPLHVLYEDPDLIVINKPAGMITHPAPGVYSGTLVNAILGRFGLDLSLGEPEEEGGLRLQAQKPELIRPGIVHRLDKDTSGVIVVARHEAAHRRLAEAFAGRSVYKRYIALTVGIPRAGVLSAPIGRHPVDRTRMHVGGVAARHAQTEFEVLAVAEPHALVSAILHTGRTHQIRVHLKHLHAPILGDEVYGKPSERIARQALHAYELRLQHPRTGKYLHFVAPIPADMVWAWVGLGGAWPEDLQTENPRAEVVGPYR, from the coding sequence ATGGTACGCTTTTCTGCCAGTGGGGTTCGCCTCGACCAGGCCCTGGCCTTCGAGGCCAATACCTCCCGTGCCAAGGCCCAGGAATGGATCGAGGCCGGCCTGGTGACGGTGGGGGGTAAGGTGGTGACCAAGCCTTCCTACAAGCTACGGGGCGAGACCGTCGAGGTGGAGCCCCCGCCACCCCAGCCAGCAAGCGTGGCTGCCGAGGACATCCCGCTGCACGTTCTGTACGAAGACCCCGACCTGATTGTGATCAACAAACCCGCCGGCATGATCACCCACCCGGCCCCAGGGGTATACTCCGGAACGCTGGTAAACGCCATTTTGGGGCGGTTCGGGCTGGATCTCTCGCTGGGCGAGCCCGAGGAGGAGGGCGGGTTGCGCCTGCAAGCCCAGAAGCCCGAGCTAATACGCCCTGGCATCGTGCACCGCCTCGACAAGGACACCAGCGGGGTGATTGTGGTAGCCCGCCACGAGGCCGCGCACCGCCGGCTTGCCGAGGCCTTCGCCGGGCGCAGCGTGTACAAGCGCTACATTGCCCTAACGGTGGGCATCCCGCGCGCGGGCGTCCTGTCGGCTCCCATCGGCCGCCACCCGGTCGACCGCACTCGCATGCACGTGGGGGGGGTGGCGGCCCGGCACGCCCAGACCGAGTTCGAGGTGCTGGCGGTAGCCGAACCGCACGCCCTGGTCTCGGCCATTCTGCACACCGGGCGCACCCACCAGATTCGCGTGCACCTCAAGCACCTGCACGCCCCCATCCTGGGCGACGAGGTCTACGGCAAGCCCTCCGAGCGGATAGCGCGCCAGGCCCTGCACGCTTATGAACTGCGCCTGCAACACCCGCGCACCGGCAAATACCTGCACTTTGTGGCCCCCATCCCCGCCGATATGGTGTGGGCCTGGGTGGGCCTGGGCGGGGCCTGGCCGGAAGACCTGCAAACCGAGAATCCCAGGGCCGAGGTTGTGGGGCCTTATCGCTAG
- the ruvB gene encoding Holliday junction branch migration DNA helicase RuvB: protein MMVGVEVDLTLRPKRLDDYVGQAKLKKKLRVYLEAAKNRGEALDHLLLFGPPGLGKTTLAHVVAYELGVNIRVTSGPAIEKPGDLAAILTNSLEEGDILFIDEIHRLSKAAEEHLYPALEDFKIDIVIGAGPAARTLRLDLPRFTLIGATTRPGLISGPLRSRFGIIEHLEFYTEAELAQGVTRDAQLMGLAIEPEAALEIGRRSRGTMRIAKRLFRRVRDFAEVAGEQVVGLERTRQALDALGLDALGLDARDRQIIQTVIERFAGGPVGLETLATALSEDPETLEEVHEPFLIQLGLLKRTPRGRQATERAYAHLGYPLPEQSRLLE, encoded by the coding sequence ATGATGGTAGGCGTGGAAGTGGATTTGACCCTGCGGCCCAAGCGTCTGGACGACTACGTGGGGCAGGCCAAGCTCAAAAAGAAGCTACGGGTCTACCTCGAGGCCGCCAAAAACCGGGGGGAGGCCCTCGATCACCTGCTCTTGTTTGGCCCACCAGGGCTGGGCAAGACCACCCTGGCCCACGTGGTGGCCTACGAGCTGGGGGTGAACATCCGCGTAACCAGCGGCCCGGCCATCGAGAAGCCGGGCGACCTGGCAGCCATCCTGACCAACAGCCTCGAGGAAGGCGACATCCTCTTCATCGACGAGATTCACCGCCTGTCCAAAGCCGCCGAGGAGCACCTCTACCCAGCGCTGGAAGATTTCAAGATCGACATCGTGATTGGCGCAGGCCCGGCGGCCCGTACCCTGCGGCTCGACCTGCCCCGCTTTACCCTGATTGGGGCTACCACCCGCCCAGGGCTCATCTCCGGGCCGTTGCGCAGCCGCTTTGGGATTATCGAGCACCTGGAGTTTTACACCGAGGCCGAGCTGGCCCAGGGGGTGACGCGTGATGCCCAGCTCATGGGCCTGGCCATCGAACCCGAGGCCGCCCTGGAAATTGGGCGTCGCAGCCGGGGCACCATGCGCATTGCCAAGCGCCTGTTCCGCCGGGTGCGGGACTTCGCCGAGGTGGCCGGTGAGCAGGTGGTGGGCCTGGAGCGCACCCGGCAGGCCCTGGATGCCCTGGGCCTGGACGCCTTAGGGCTGGACGCGCGCGATCGCCAGATTATTCAGACCGTGATTGAGCGCTTTGCCGGGGGGCCGGTGGGCCTCGAGACCCTGGCCACCGCCCTTTCCGAAGACCCCGAGACCCTCGAGGAAGTCCACGAACCCTTCCTGATTCAACTCGGCCTGCTCAAACGCACCCCCAGGGGCCGCCAGGCCACCGAGCGGGCCTACGCCCACCTGGGCTACCCGCTGCCCGAGCAGAGCCGCCTGCTGGAGTAG
- a CDS encoding response regulator, whose product MIRARLGEIDLGDLLRALEGGRKSAIITLSCPKLEGRIHVREGKIAYIQTQPGPHLGEYLVRFDYLTLEQVQALVKYQQQENPGTPLGLLALQQSLVTDEELNEVLQAQILEGLATILAQQEGELVAETPPADTSQVLLPGAADTSTMLMEALRRLDEWMRGRVEPETVLQLSGDPTRHALSPDAWTVLEAIDGVKRARSVALACDLPEEQVYHLLYELKSRGILTEAEVRPQDPLLLVLADSNLIRRLLLVTLERHRYRVMLSPDLQSAGRILEHNRVQGVLLEGADLAAKVRYLRALPSGRFLPIWLITEQPLRGLWVRSARVSHLPKPFGEGELLEALSVIKRPV is encoded by the coding sequence ATGATTCGGGCTAGGTTGGGCGAAATCGATCTCGGGGATCTGCTGCGAGCCCTCGAGGGGGGGCGCAAGAGCGCCATCATTACCCTGAGCTGCCCCAAACTGGAGGGCCGAATTCACGTCCGCGAGGGTAAAATTGCCTACATCCAGACCCAGCCTGGCCCCCACCTGGGCGAGTACCTGGTGCGTTTCGACTATCTGACCCTGGAGCAGGTGCAGGCCCTGGTCAAATACCAGCAGCAGGAGAACCCCGGAACCCCCCTAGGCTTGCTGGCTTTGCAGCAGAGCCTGGTCACCGATGAGGAACTGAACGAGGTTTTGCAGGCGCAGATCCTCGAGGGTCTGGCGACTATCCTGGCCCAGCAGGAGGGCGAGCTGGTGGCCGAGACCCCGCCTGCAGACACCTCACAGGTGCTGCTGCCCGGTGCTGCCGATACCAGCACCATGCTGATGGAAGCCCTGCGCCGCCTCGATGAGTGGATGCGGGGCAGGGTAGAGCCCGAAACGGTGCTGCAACTTTCTGGTGACCCCACCCGTCACGCCCTCTCTCCCGATGCCTGGACGGTGCTCGAGGCCATCGACGGGGTCAAACGGGCTCGCTCGGTGGCCCTGGCCTGCGACCTGCCCGAAGAGCAGGTCTACCACCTGCTTTACGAACTCAAAAGCCGGGGGATTCTGACGGAAGCCGAGGTGCGCCCCCAAGACCCCTTGCTACTGGTTTTGGCCGATTCCAACCTGATCCGGCGGTTGCTGTTGGTGACCCTCGAGCGCCATCGCTACCGGGTCATGCTGTCCCCTGACCTCCAAAGCGCAGGGCGCATCCTGGAGCACAACCGGGTGCAGGGAGTGCTGCTGGAAGGGGCCGATCTGGCGGCCAAAGTGCGTTACCTTCGGGCCTTGCCCAGCGGACGCTTTTTGCCCATCTGGCTGATTACCGAGCAGCCTCTGCGTGGGCTGTGGGTCAGGAGCGCAAGGGTCAGCCACCTCCCCAAACCCTTCGGGGAGGGGGAATTGCTCGAGGCCCTTTCCGTTATCAAGCGGCCGGTTTAA
- the bshC gene encoding bacillithiol biosynthesis cysteine-adding enzyme BshC, translated as MADPLRQFLPYGLEDLPALLHTPRAAPREALSAGLVAYLKRLGAPSASLEAAKRLAHPNSRAIVSGQQAGLLTGPAYTFYKAHAAIKLARTHSTDTPVVPIFWVASQDHDTDEIRSVELLDFEERVHRLTLELPAAHPAGRIPFSPYFSQVCELLRRFGGYSEVRERICKALVGPWSYSEVFARLLLEFLGPLGLVVFDPMAPELAPLFAPALEREIANPLASSEAINRTALAMKQAGLEPALGRGEGATNLFLEGPDGVRRLLRFREGHFEDGERQYTEADLRAILAHDPARLTPAAGLRPVLQDTVLPTAGFVVGPGELRYVAELGGVYELHGLKPPAVIRRMGVVVLEPPIERILQKYGLEAWAFQADPEGAFKAALAQQEARVQAIRGHLARINAEFEQIQRLLSEPTLQRPRHRAQVRIQHELKRLERKILDSALRQDNTIGAQFARLQRHLAPAGPQERVYPFLMYLLKHGEVVLDRLTKLPATGQHTLHLS; from the coding sequence ATGGCCGACCCTTTGCGTCAATTCTTGCCCTACGGCCTCGAGGATCTGCCCGCTTTGCTGCATACGCCTCGAGCAGCCCCACGCGAGGCGCTCAGCGCGGGGCTGGTGGCCTATCTCAAGCGGCTTGGCGCGCCTTCGGCCAGCCTCGAGGCCGCCAAGCGGCTGGCCCACCCCAACAGCCGGGCCATTGTGAGCGGACAGCAAGCCGGCCTGCTTACCGGGCCGGCCTATACCTTCTACAAAGCCCACGCAGCCATTAAGTTGGCGCGAACCCACAGCACCGATACGCCGGTGGTTCCAATATTCTGGGTGGCCTCACAGGATCATGATACCGACGAGATTCGCTCGGTTGAGCTGCTGGACTTCGAGGAGCGGGTGCACCGCTTGACGCTCGAGCTACCCGCGGCCCACCCCGCCGGGCGCATACCGTTTTCACCCTATTTTTCCCAGGTCTGCGAGTTGCTGCGGCGTTTTGGTGGCTATTCCGAGGTACGCGAGCGCATCTGTAAGGCCCTGGTGGGGCCCTGGAGTTACAGCGAGGTATTTGCCCGCTTGCTGCTGGAATTCCTGGGCCCCCTGGGGCTGGTGGTCTTCGACCCCATGGCCCCCGAGCTGGCCCCCCTGTTCGCACCTGCCCTCGAGCGTGAAATTGCCAATCCTCTGGCTTCCTCCGAGGCTATCAATCGCACCGCCCTGGCGATGAAGCAGGCCGGCCTCGAGCCGGCCCTGGGCCGCGGCGAGGGGGCCACCAACCTGTTTTTAGAAGGCCCCGACGGCGTTCGTCGGCTGCTGCGTTTCCGGGAAGGGCATTTTGAAGATGGCGAACGGCAGTACACCGAAGCCGACCTGCGGGCCATCCTGGCCCACGACCCTGCCCGGCTCACCCCAGCGGCTGGGCTCAGGCCAGTGTTGCAGGATACTGTGCTGCCCACCGCCGGTTTTGTGGTAGGGCCGGGTGAGCTTAGATATGTGGCCGAGTTAGGTGGTGTGTACGAGTTGCATGGGCTTAAACCACCCGCGGTGATTCGACGGATGGGGGTTGTGGTACTGGAGCCACCCATCGAACGCATCCTGCAAAAATACGGCCTCGAGGCCTGGGCGTTCCAGGCCGACCCCGAAGGGGCCTTCAAAGCCGCTCTGGCCCAGCAAGAGGCCAGGGTGCAGGCCATCCGAGGCCACCTGGCGCGCATTAATGCCGAGTTCGAACAGATTCAGCGCCTACTCAGTGAACCGACCCTGCAACGCCCCCGTCACAGGGCCCAGGTGCGCATTCAGCACGAACTAAAGCGCCTCGAGCGCAAAATCCTGGACAGCGCCCTGCGGCAGGATAATACCATCGGCGCTCAGTTTGCCCGTCTACAGCGCCACCTGGCGCCCGCAGGCCCCCAGGAACGGGTCTACCCTTTCCTGATGTACCTGCTCAAACACGGCGAGGTGGTGCTCGATCGCCTGACCAAACTTCCGGCCACCGGCCAGCATACCCTGCACCTAAGCTAA
- a CDS encoding Crp/Fnr family transcriptional regulator codes for MIPEFITTLPPEARAEAERVFHSFTARRNSYVCYPEDEAKTLYYVLEGWVRLFQLGPQEEEITLTVVGAGDIFGESALLPGERYGMFAEPLVDCELLSASREDLLRLNSRFPEAQAAFVLLLSRRLRKTEERLRDLRFKEVLPRLAKALLSAMRRGQEGLEVTLSHQDLAHLAGSTRETITKVLGELAMDDTIELGYRRILILKPDALKQVASG; via the coding sequence ATGATTCCGGAGTTCATCACCACCCTGCCCCCCGAAGCCAGGGCCGAGGCCGAGCGGGTATTCCATAGCTTTACGGCCCGGCGGAACAGCTATGTATGCTACCCGGAAGACGAGGCCAAAACCCTGTACTACGTGCTCGAGGGCTGGGTGCGCCTGTTCCAGCTTGGCCCCCAGGAGGAGGAGATCACCCTAACGGTGGTGGGGGCTGGTGATATTTTTGGGGAGAGCGCCCTGCTGCCGGGCGAGCGCTACGGCATGTTCGCCGAGCCCCTGGTGGACTGTGAGCTGCTCTCGGCCTCGAGGGAAGACCTGCTGCGCCTGAACAGCCGCTTCCCCGAGGCGCAGGCAGCCTTTGTCTTGCTGCTCTCGCGCCGCCTGCGCAAAACCGAGGAACGCCTGCGCGACCTGCGCTTCAAGGAGGTGCTCCCCCGGCTGGCCAAGGCTTTGCTCTCGGCCATGCGCAGGGGCCAGGAGGGCCTGGAGGTAACCCTATCGCACCAGGATCTGGCCCACCTGGCCGGCTCTACCCGCGAAACCATCACCAAGGTGCTGGGGGAGCTGGCGATGGATGACACCATCGAGCTGGGTTACCGCCGTATTCTGATACTCAAGCCCGATGCGCTGAAGCAGGTGGCCTCGGGATAA
- a CDS encoding menaquinone biosynthesis family protein: protein MQLGYSFCPNDTFIFYALAHGKVATPFPITEQLEDVETLNRWALEGRLPLTKISYAAYGHLREQYVALRSGGALGRGVGPLLVAKHPLQDLRGKKIAIPGRHTTAFLLLSLHSQGFEPVEMRYDRIMPAVAQGEVDAGLIIHESRFTYQLHGLQKLLDLGEWWESLTGLPLPLGAILARRDLGTETIRAIDRAVRASLEYAYAHPEETVAYIKQHAQELQDEVIWAHVQTYVNNFSPDVGPEGEAAVAELFRRGEAAGLLPGSSRSLFV from the coding sequence ATGCAACTAGGCTACTCCTTCTGCCCCAACGATACCTTCATCTTCTATGCGCTGGCTCACGGTAAGGTTGCCACCCCCTTTCCCATCACTGAACAACTGGAGGATGTGGAAACCCTGAACCGCTGGGCCCTGGAAGGGCGGCTCCCGCTAACCAAGATCAGCTACGCGGCCTACGGCCACCTGCGCGAGCAATATGTCGCGCTGCGGTCGGGCGGGGCCCTGGGGCGGGGCGTGGGGCCGCTGCTGGTTGCCAAACACCCACTACAAGACCTGCGCGGTAAAAAAATCGCCATTCCAGGCCGCCACACCACGGCGTTTTTGCTGCTTTCCCTGCACAGCCAGGGATTTGAGCCAGTGGAGATGCGCTACGACCGAATTATGCCTGCCGTGGCCCAGGGCGAGGTAGACGCCGGCCTGATCATCCACGAGTCGCGCTTTACCTATCAGCTACACGGGCTACAAAAGCTGCTGGATCTGGGGGAGTGGTGGGAAAGCCTGACCGGCCTGCCCCTGCCGCTGGGGGCCATCCTGGCCCGGCGCGACCTGGGTACGGAGACCATCCGGGCCATAGATCGGGCGGTGCGCGCAAGCCTCGAGTACGCCTACGCCCATCCCGAAGAAACGGTGGCCTACATCAAGCAGCACGCCCAGGAATTGCAGGACGAGGTCATCTGGGCCCACGTCCAAACCTATGTGAACAACTTTTCGCCGGATGTAGGCCCCGAGGGCGAGGCCGCGGTAGCCGAGCTGTTCCGGCGTGGCGAGGCCGCCGGGCTGCTGCCCGGTTCCAGTCGCTCGCTATTTGTCTGA